From a single Raphanus sativus cultivar WK10039 unplaced genomic scaffold, ASM80110v3 Scaffold1537, whole genome shotgun sequence genomic region:
- the LOC130504387 gene encoding zinc finger BED domain-containing protein RICESLEEPER 2-like has translation MPKVIVPRSGVWKHYTRTKESRDKCICHYCQKLFSCQTKSGTSNLQKHLQICREYQAHVISQGKNQARIDNEGSVKSSKVSETVFREASNELLVLAELPLSFIESTGWKYFCNKVNLYKPHSRRTATRDIVEMFVKKKEALKRWLYTNQQRVSLTTDIWVSQVTGASYMVVTAHFVDPTWQLKKIILGFKFVMDHKGQTISTVLLECLADWGIQKLFSITVDNATANTSAIRRFHRQFSEVSPDALVLDAKEGLGDLGENVLAIRNAVQYVRSSPHRLNAFEQKVTSGKMTRGSLPLDVKTRWNSTFLMLSRALQFRVAFDKMEAEDRLYNDYFLEVENGVKRQGPPDVIDWNAVEKLKRFLIIFYNSTLVVSASSKVNSYKCYGEIVTIERNLTALANNLDPDLKLKAEDMLHKFLKYWDGMKNVNRMLIIASIIDPRKKMGFANLCFEKLYGKDSIESKEMSASVLDLLTSMFQEYSGRFRVASTQSSQTKQAPSASVQEAQEQMERLKLVVEDFGYERMDSVYKELVAETENEARDELEMYLKEPVENQKLMMGFEFDILGWWKVHRIKFPVLAEMARDLLAMQQWMKADIKFAEKVQTNEQILAEVEMLDKLEKEFESVRIED, from the exons ATGCCAAAAGTTATTGTGCCGAGGTCAGGTGTGTGGAAACACTACACCAGAACAAAGGAGAGCCGTGACAAGTGCATTTGTCACTACTGCCAAAAGCTTTTCTCATGCCAGACAAAGTCAGGAACTTCCAATCTCCAGAAGCACCTGCAAATCTGCAGAGAGTACCAAGCTCACGTGATCAGCCAAGGGAAGAATCAAGCTAGGATCGATAATGAAGGCAGTGTGAAATCATCAAAGGTGTCTGAGACGGTTTTCAGAGAAGCCTCAAATGAGTTATTGGTGTTAGCTGAGTTGCCTCTTTCTTTCATAGAAAGTACAGGCTGGAAATACTTCTGCAACAAG GTTAACCTTTACAAGCCCCACTCAAGAAGAACTGCTACTAGAGATATTGTGGAGatgtttgtgaagaagaaggaggcgTTGAAGAGGTGGTTGTACACTAACCAGCAAAGAGTTTCACTCACCACTGACATTTGGGTTTCTCAGGTGACAG GTGCAAGTTACATGGTTGTAACTGCACATTTTGTTGACCCAACATGGCAGTTGAAGAAAATCATTCTTGGATTCAAATTTGTCATGGATCATAAAGGTCAGACAATTTCTACTGTTCTTCTCGAATGCTTAGCTGACTGGGGAATTCAGAAATTGTTTTCTATTACGGTAGACAATGCTACTGCTAATACCTCAGCTATTAGGAGATTCCATAGGCAGTTCAGTGAAGTGTCGCCTGATGCTCTGGTTTTAGATG CTAAGGAGGGTTTAGGTGATTTAGGAGAAAATGTTTTGGCCATCCGGAATGCAGTTCAGTACGTCCGTTCTTCCCCCCATAGGTTGAACGCATTTGAGCAGAAGGTTACTAGCGGGAAGATGACACGAGGTAGCCTGCCTCTAGATGTTAAGACTAGGTGGAATTCAACATTTCTCATGCTGTCTAGAGCTTTACAGTTTAGAGTTGCTTTTGATAAGATGGAAGCAGAGGATAGGTTGTATAATGACTACTTTTTAGAAGTAGAAAATGGGGTTAAGAGGCAAGGACCGCCTGATGTTATTGATTGGAATGCTGTGGAGAAGCTTAAGAGGTTTCTAATCATATTCTACAACAGCACCTTGGTTGTCTCTGCTTCCTCAAAAGTCAACTCCTACAAATGCTATGGGGAGATAGTGACAATTGAGAGGAATCTCACAGCACTGGCTAACAACTTGGACCCAGATTTGAAGCTGAAAGCTGAGGATATGTTGCACAAATTTCTGAAGTATTGGGATGGCATGAAGAATGTGAATAGGATGTTGATCATTGCATCAATAATCGATCCAAGGAAGAAGATGGGTTTCGCCAACTTATGCTTTGAGAAATTGTATGGGAAGGATAGTATCGAGTCCAAAGAGATGAGTGCGTCTGTTCTTGATCTCCTTACAAGCATGTTCCAGGAGTACTCTGGTCGTTTCAGAGTTGCAAGTACTCAATCCTCTCAGACAAAGCAAGCACCATCTGCGAGTGTTCAGGAGGCTCAAGAGCAAATGGAGAGATTGAAGTTGGTCGTTGAAGATTTTGGTTATGAGAGAATGGATTCTGTGTACAAGGAACTTGTGGCTGAAACAGAAAATGAGGCAAGAGATGAGCTGGAAATGTACTTGAAGGAACCTGTTGAGAACCAGAAGCTTATGATGGGATTTGAGTTTGATATTCTCGGTTGGTGGAAGGTGCACAGAATCAAATTCCCAGTCTTGGCAGAGATGGCAAGGGATCTACTTGCGATGCAG CAATGGATGAAAGCTGATATCAAGTTTGCTGAAAAAGTCCAAACTAATGAACAGATTCTAGCTGAAGTTGAAATGCTAGACAAGCTTGAGAAAG AGTTTGAGAGCGTAAGAATTGAAGATTGA